The Nostoc sp. 'Lobaria pulmonaria (5183) cyanobiont' genome window below encodes:
- a CDS encoding tetratricopeptide repeat protein produces the protein MLRHLIAIATATILFSNSFALAASKPPKPPDKFPPSPLEITTPDPLSPRSPKDKQPLTPQERQKLEPALDALNQEAAAKLQAGEAIAAFEIWNRELRLRRFLGSLAEVQALSRVGVIAWKQNDAQEVQYITQRLQEIQKQAQSQKKATPIELELWRSLGEAYKNVRSSKLAIEAYDQVLLVVRQQQDRTALLETLKTIGELHLSWFDYRKAAPIYEELLSLATSLGDRVNEVTYLQQLAYIYEQTNQPQQSLNVLNKLAEIYGNENKLTEILELKLAIASDYESLAKKDPNLLLEAFKNYQEAYTTAWQLKEYVRAGDALQKLIALYRSQGQTEEALQASEILVQIQAQAANFYGMMQAYDQIGQLYLERKEFPQALTAFQQGLKLAQQLKHEEAYFTGQIAKLSKAN, from the coding sequence ATGCTCAGGCACTTAATTGCGATCGCTACTGCCACTATACTCTTTAGCAATTCCTTCGCACTGGCAGCGAGTAAACCGCCGAAACCACCCGATAAATTTCCTCCCAGCCCTTTAGAGATTACCACACCCGATCCACTGTCACCACGTTCGCCCAAGGATAAACAACCGCTAACTCCCCAAGAACGGCAAAAGTTAGAACCAGCATTAGATGCGTTAAATCAAGAAGCGGCGGCGAAACTGCAAGCAGGTGAAGCGATTGCGGCGTTTGAAATTTGGAACCGAGAATTGCGTTTGCGGCGCTTTTTAGGTTCATTAGCAGAGGTGCAAGCATTATCACGAGTTGGGGTGATCGCTTGGAAGCAAAACGACGCACAAGAAGTACAATACATTACGCAACGATTGCAAGAAATTCAAAAACAAGCCCAATCTCAAAAAAAAGCTACCCCAATCGAGCTAGAATTGTGGCGATCGCTAGGTGAAGCTTACAAAAATGTGCGATCGTCTAAACTGGCTATAGAAGCTTATGACCAAGTTTTGCTAGTAGTGCGACAACAACAAGATCGAACAGCGTTATTAGAAACCCTCAAAACAATTGGAGAACTGCATTTGAGTTGGTTTGATTATCGCAAAGCTGCGCCAATCTATGAGGAATTATTGAGTTTAGCTACATCTCTTGGCGATCGCGTAAACGAGGTAACATATCTGCAACAACTGGCTTATATTTACGAGCAGACAAACCAACCGCAGCAGTCTTTGAATGTACTTAACAAACTAGCAGAAATTTATGGCAATGAAAATAAGCTTACGGAAATACTAGAATTAAAGCTAGCGATCGCTTCAGATTACGAATCTCTAGCCAAGAAAGATCCTAATTTACTGCTAGAAGCTTTTAAAAATTATCAAGAAGCTTATACCACTGCTTGGCAATTAAAGGAGTACGTTCGTGCTGGTGATGCTTTGCAGAAGTTAATTGCGTTGTATCGTTCGCAAGGACAAACAGAAGAGGCTTTGCAGGCTAGCGAAATTTTGGTGCAGATACAGGCGCAAGCTGCCAACTTTTACGGAATGATGCAAGCTTATGACCAAATTGGGCAATTGTATCTAGAACGCAAAGAATTTCCTCAAGCACTAACAGCTTTTCAACAAGGGTTAAAACTGGCGCAACAACTCAAACATGAAGAAGCATACTTTACTGGGCAAATTGCAAAACTGTCGAAAGCAAATTAA
- a CDS encoding DUF433 domain-containing protein, with the protein MTSTTTSRYVTRQTEILSGEPIIANTRTPVRAIVENWRLGIRPEEIPLHLPHLTLAQVFDALSFYLDNQVEINEYIERNHVPDELVHPAIKARLNQK; encoded by the coding sequence ATGACCAGTACAACCACCTCTCGCTACGTGACTCGGCAAACTGAAATTTTGTCTGGTGAACCAATTATTGCGAACACGAGAACACCTGTGAGAGCGATTGTCGAAAATTGGCGTTTAGGGATTAGACCAGAAGAAATTCCGCTACACTTACCTCATTTAACTTTAGCCCAAGTCTTTGATGCTCTGAGTTTTTATCTAGACAATCAAGTAGAAATCAATGAATATATCGAGCGCAATCATGTTCCTGATGAATTAGTCCATCCAGCTATCAAAGCCAGACTCAATCAAAAATGA
- a CDS encoding Uma2 family endonuclease, whose translation MSETTLAAPDIQLPPTQAELPDDDGIPMESPRHKAQMDLLIDALIPWLEEREDGFIGGNMFVYYSLAQVRNKDFKGPDFFAVLGVPKGERRSWVVWEQGKAPDVVIELLSDSTAQADKNEKKLIYQNQMRVPEYFWYDPFNPNDLAGFSNEKGAYQPIAVNPQNQLVSQSLGLGLQLWQGSYKGIDATWLRWANLAGELLPTPEEKERQRAKQESQRTEHERQRADKAELQLLQTARNLIESGMPIEQVARLTGLNVSEIDTQKNG comes from the coding sequence ATGTCAGAAACTACCCTAGCTGCACCAGATATTCAACTCCCACCCACCCAAGCAGAATTACCAGACGATGACGGTATCCCGATGGAAAGCCCGCGACACAAAGCCCAGATGGATTTGCTAATAGATGCTCTGATACCTTGGTTGGAAGAACGAGAAGATGGGTTTATCGGCGGTAATATGTTTGTTTACTACAGTCTGGCCCAGGTGCGAAACAAAGACTTTAAAGGGCCAGACTTTTTTGCTGTGTTGGGAGTCCCGAAAGGAGAACGTCGCAGTTGGGTGGTTTGGGAACAGGGGAAAGCACCAGATGTAGTTATTGAGTTGCTTTCTGACAGCACAGCCCAAGCAGACAAAAATGAGAAAAAGCTGATTTATCAAAATCAAATGCGGGTGCCAGAATATTTCTGGTATGACCCTTTTAACCCTAATGATTTGGCTGGTTTCTCTAATGAAAAAGGAGCTTATCAACCTATTGCAGTAAACCCTCAAAATCAGTTGGTGAGTCAATCTTTAGGGTTAGGATTGCAGTTGTGGCAGGGAAGTTATAAAGGTATTGATGCTACTTGGTTACGCTGGGCAAATTTGGCAGGGGAATTGCTGCCAACTCCTGAAGAAAAGGAACGCCAAAGGGCAAAACAAGAAAGCCAAAGGACAGAACATGAACGCCAAAGGGCAGACAAGGCAGAATTGCAGTTATTACAAACTGCACGCAACTTAATTGAATCTGGGATGCCAATAGAACAGGTAGCGAGGTTAACAGGTTTGAATGTATCTGAGATAGACACTCAAAAGAATGGATGA
- a CDS encoding plasmid mobilization protein: MTNPRTNRKVKLQVWLTEEEHELLSQAATETGQGMSSYVRSTVLKAIKADLGMSLGE; this comes from the coding sequence ATGACTAATCCGAGAACCAACCGCAAAGTTAAGTTACAGGTCTGGTTAACCGAGGAAGAACATGAGTTATTGTCCCAGGCGGCTACTGAAACAGGCCAGGGGATGTCTAGCTATGTCCGGTCTACTGTACTCAAGGCTATCAAGGCAGATTTAGGTATGTCATTAGGGGAATAA
- a CDS encoding transposase, whose protein sequence is MAYSSNLTDAEWEIFEPLLQEILPTKKQTRPTNWPKRDIFNGILYQLKNGCNWQDLPKDLPPYSTVYWHYKQWRAAGVFEELMSVLHGQVREQVKKNRTGRH, encoded by the coding sequence ATGGCGTATTCCAGCAACCTCACTGATGCAGAATGGGAAATTTTTGAACCCTTATTGCAAGAGATATTACCGACTAAGAAGCAGACTCGACCGACCAACTGGCCAAAGCGAGATATCTTCAATGGAATTCTCTATCAACTAAAAAATGGATGCAATTGGCAAGACTTACCTAAAGACCTCCCCCCTTATTCCACTGTATATTGGCACTACAAACAGTGGCGAGCAGCCGGGGTATTTGAGGAACTGATGAGTGTTTTACATGGACAAGTGCGTGAACAGGTAAAAAAAAACCGCACTGGACGACATTGA
- a CDS encoding transposase: MIIIDSQAVKNTCNASVESKGFCFYKATNGIKRHLAIDTLGFPFFTLCTRANVSDDAGLIEIFTLNIDYFKSKPIDIPKITILLDHGYHPEYLTQELEQIYPDIMTKIQFQLSTKPSKQEKAAQGKSGFVPAIARWVIERSNAWMERCKILVKNFERTLVSATAKINLCFIRLMIKRLAAPS; the protein is encoded by the coding sequence TTGATCATCATTGACTCCCAAGCAGTGAAAAATACCTGCAATGCCAGTGTGGAGTCGAAAGGTTTTTGCTTCTACAAAGCCACTAACGGTATTAAAAGGCATTTGGCTATTGACACCCTTGGGTTTCCCTTCTTTACGCTCTGTACTCGCGCCAATGTCTCGGATGATGCCGGATTAATTGAGATTTTTACTCTCAACATCGACTACTTCAAGTCAAAACCTATCGATATTCCCAAGATCACTATCCTGCTAGATCATGGGTATCACCCAGAATATTTGACTCAGGAGTTAGAGCAGATTTACCCAGATATCATGACCAAAATTCAGTTTCAACTTTCTACGAAACCCTCAAAACAAGAGAAAGCAGCACAAGGAAAATCTGGATTTGTTCCGGCAATAGCCAGATGGGTGATCGAACGCTCCAATGCTTGGATGGAGCGCTGTAAAATTCTGGTTAAGAACTTTGAACGAACCCTAGTTAGTGCCACTGCCAAAATCAATCTCTGCTTCATCAGGCTAATGATTAAGAGGCTTGCTGCACCTTCTTAG
- a CDS encoding type II toxin-antitoxin system VapC family toxin: MKVLFDTSILVPAFIVNHPQHLVCFSQIKAAKSEQIQGFISTHSLAETYSVITRLPIQPRISPQQAEMIIVDMSQYLEGVPLLFNDYQAAIAQMATLNLPGGGIFDALIAQAALKAEVDALLTLNQNHFTRLGNAIAHIVQVPD, translated from the coding sequence ATGAAAGTCTTGTTTGATACTTCTATCTTAGTTCCTGCATTCATTGTCAATCACCCCCAACATTTGGTTTGTTTTTCCCAGATTAAAGCTGCAAAATCTGAGCAAATTCAAGGGTTTATCTCAACTCACAGTTTAGCTGAAACATATTCTGTGATCACACGCTTACCCATTCAGCCGCGCATTAGTCCCCAACAAGCTGAGATGATTATTGTAGATATGTCACAGTATTTAGAAGGAGTTCCACTGCTTTTCAATGACTATCAAGCTGCAATTGCTCAAATGGCAACCTTAAATCTTCCAGGTGGCGGTATTTTTGATGCTTTAATTGCTCAAGCTGCTTTAAAAGCAGAGGTAGACGCTTTGTTAACCTTGAATCAAAATCACTTTACTCGTTTGGGAAATGCAATCGCTCACATTGTACAAGTCCCCGATTAA
- a CDS encoding chromophore lyase CpcT/CpeT gives MTHSTDIATLARWMAADFSNQEQAFENPPFYAHIRVCIRPLPLELFSGVSLFLEQAYDFALNQPYRMRVMKLIPAENHIAIEHYTVKEEEKFYGASREPERLKELSVDQLKKMSGCNMVVEWTGKSFKGRVEPGKGCIVVRDGKNTYLDNEFEIDAKEFFSLDRGRDLDTDERLWGSIAGPFHFLRWGSFADEVKV, from the coding sequence ATGACTCATTCTACTGATATCGCCACTTTAGCCCGCTGGATGGCAGCTGACTTTAGCAATCAAGAACAAGCTTTTGAAAATCCGCCTTTTTATGCTCATATCCGCGTCTGTATCCGTCCCCTCCCCTTAGAATTGTTCTCAGGGGTAAGTTTGTTTCTCGAACAAGCTTATGATTTTGCGCTCAATCAACCCTACCGGATGCGCGTAATGAAGTTAATTCCGGCAGAAAATCATATTGCAATTGAACACTATACGGTTAAAGAAGAAGAGAAATTTTACGGTGCATCTCGCGAACCCGAACGCCTTAAAGAGTTGTCTGTTGACCAATTAAAAAAAATGTCAGGTTGCAACATGGTTGTAGAGTGGACAGGTAAAAGCTTTAAAGGCAGAGTTGAACCTGGTAAAGGCTGCATAGTGGTTCGTGACGGCAAAAATACTTATCTGGATAACGAATTTGAGATTGACGCTAAAGAATTTTTCAGCCTCGACCGGGGAAGAGATTTAGACACCGATGAACGTCTCTGGGGTTCTATCGCCGGCCCATTTCACTTTCTCCGTTGGGGTAGTTTTGCCGATGAAGTAAAGGTGTAA
- a CDS encoding DUF5615 family PIN-like protein — protein MTIFAQVYVDEDVDILVATLLLARGINITTAREQQMLGESDEKQLAFAVSVERCILTHNRLDFEKLHTNYLINHQSHAGILIAKRRNPYEIAERIAILIDTLTADEIFNQLLYV, from the coding sequence ATGACGATTTTTGCTCAGGTTTATGTTGATGAAGATGTAGATATTCTAGTTGCCACCTTACTATTAGCACGAGGTATTAATATAACAACAGCACGAGAACAGCAAATGTTAGGAGAATCAGATGAAAAACAACTCGCTTTTGCTGTATCTGTTGAACGTTGTATATTAACTCACAACCGACTTGATTTTGAGAAACTACATACAAACTATTTAATAAATCATCAATCTCATGCAGGTATTTTAATTGCTAAACGTAGAAATCCCTATGAAATTGCTGAAAGGATAGCAATTCTTATCGATACTTTGACAGCAGACGAAATTTTCAATCAGTTACTTTATGTGTAG